A stretch of the Amycolatopsis sp. BJA-103 genome encodes the following:
- a CDS encoding fatty acyl-AMP ligase — protein sequence MTASPVEVPEQVLRTSIVERLFARETDPRPLFTHQDHGAGVDTTVTWAEFVSRVREVAGELGRVTRPGDRVAVLTGQDLNYPLAFFGALAAGLVAVPLMAPGSPAQRGRLAGVLEDCGARVWLTSSAAAAKTREAGTPEHLLVVDELSGPGADPLPVTPEGPAYLQYTSGSTREPAGAVIPHRAVTAACWQASQAYAVDEGTTCAGWIPFFHDMGLIQLLCLPVFAGARSVFMSPAEFVHRPARWLRQLADHPAVFTAAPNFAFDLAADAAEDAGDDLDLSDVRIALNGAEPVQPRTVARFREVFGPRGFRPEAHRPSYGLAEATVYVASAGAEGPRGAVFDREALAQGRAVEVPDGQELVSVGRPLGQRVRIVRDGVAQPDGLAGEIWIHGPNVAAGYWGRGDAAAFGGELEGDDGWLRTGDLGVVHRGDLYITGRLKDLIVIDGRNFHPQDIEAVAGEAHPAIRRDRVAAFGVADEMGEGAMLVAEWAKNAEADVKEVTRMVLRAVSREHDLTLRSVRLVPSGDLPRTSSGKVARAAAKARYSRRRG from the coding sequence ATGACCGCGTCGCCGGTGGAAGTCCCGGAGCAGGTGCTGCGCACCTCGATCGTCGAGCGGTTGTTCGCTCGCGAGACCGACCCGCGCCCGCTGTTCACGCATCAGGATCACGGCGCGGGCGTGGACACCACGGTCACCTGGGCGGAGTTCGTCTCCCGGGTCAGGGAAGTCGCGGGGGAGCTGGGCCGGGTCACGCGTCCGGGTGATCGCGTCGCCGTGCTGACCGGCCAAGACCTGAACTACCCCCTCGCGTTCTTCGGAGCACTCGCCGCGGGGCTGGTGGCCGTGCCGTTGATGGCGCCGGGCAGCCCCGCGCAGCGGGGCAGGCTCGCCGGTGTGCTGGAGGACTGCGGTGCCCGGGTCTGGCTGACGTCGTCGGCTGCCGCCGCGAAGACGCGGGAAGCCGGGACGCCCGAACATCTTCTCGTGGTCGACGAGCTTTCCGGGCCGGGCGCGGATCCGCTCCCGGTCACGCCCGAGGGTCCCGCCTACCTCCAGTACACGTCCGGGTCGACGCGGGAGCCCGCCGGTGCCGTGATCCCGCATCGGGCGGTCACCGCGGCCTGCTGGCAGGCGAGTCAGGCCTACGCGGTCGACGAGGGGACCACTTGTGCGGGCTGGATCCCGTTCTTCCACGACATGGGCTTGATCCAGCTTCTTTGCCTGCCGGTCTTCGCGGGCGCGCGGTCGGTGTTCATGTCACCCGCCGAGTTCGTGCACCGGCCCGCGAGGTGGCTGCGTCAGCTCGCCGATCACCCGGCCGTGTTCACCGCCGCGCCGAACTTCGCGTTCGACCTGGCCGCCGACGCCGCGGAAGACGCCGGGGACGATCTGGACCTTTCCGACGTGCGGATCGCGCTCAACGGCGCCGAACCGGTCCAACCGCGCACGGTCGCGCGCTTCCGGGAGGTGTTCGGCCCGCGCGGGTTCCGGCCCGAAGCCCACCGTCCGTCCTACGGTCTGGCCGAGGCCACGGTGTACGTGGCGAGCGCGGGCGCGGAAGGACCGCGGGGCGCGGTGTTCGACAGGGAGGCCCTCGCGCAGGGGCGCGCGGTCGAGGTGCCGGACGGTCAGGAGCTCGTCTCGGTCGGCCGTCCGCTCGGGCAGCGGGTGCGGATCGTCCGCGACGGTGTCGCGCAGCCCGACGGCCTGGCCGGGGAGATCTGGATCCACGGCCCGAACGTCGCGGCCGGTTACTGGGGCCGTGGCGACGCCGCCGCGTTCGGCGGGGAACTCGAGGGCGACGACGGCTGGCTGCGCACCGGCGACCTCGGCGTCGTCCACCGCGGCGACCTCTACATCACCGGCAGGCTCAAAGACCTCATCGTCATCGACGGCCGCAACTTTCACCCGCAGGACATCGAAGCGGTGGCGGGTGAAGCGCATCCGGCGATCCGCCGCGACCGCGTCGCCGCTTTCGGGGTGGCGGACGAAATGGGTGAAGGGGCGATGTTGGTAGCCGAATGGGCAAAGAACGCCGAAGCCGATGTCAAAGAAGTCACCCGGATGGTATTACGCGCGGTGTCACGTGAACATGATCTGACGTTGCGATCGGTACGTCTGGTTCCCTCCGGTGACCTTCCGCGCACTTCCAGTGGCAAGGTGGCGCGGGCGGCGGCCAAGGCGCGTTATAGTCGGCGCCGTGGGTGA
- a CDS encoding DUF6801 domain-containing protein → MTRVSSVRPFARIAAVLVFAGAAVTLPAVSASAAPLAGPVTKDLTFTCEMPLIGAQPVAAKVTATFPEAVTAGSPIDVTGFSVAVSLDGDSVTALNLIGAATIEGTASANVDVDYNGTELGVTLNGLGFPVTAVPQDGPLALSITGPIPGLTVKKPGSVAFAVGGAFTGKVTPRHADGTPTDLGTFDLPCGIAPGQDASLATVTVN, encoded by the coding sequence ATGACGCGCGTTTCGTCCGTAAGACCTTTTGCCAGGATCGCCGCCGTTCTCGTCTTCGCCGGAGCAGCGGTCACCTTGCCCGCCGTTTCGGCGAGCGCCGCGCCGCTCGCCGGACCGGTGACCAAGGACCTGACTTTCACCTGCGAAATGCCGCTCATCGGAGCGCAGCCTGTCGCCGCGAAGGTGACAGCGACCTTTCCCGAGGCGGTGACCGCGGGCTCTCCGATCGATGTCACCGGCTTTTCGGTGGCCGTTTCCCTCGACGGGGACAGCGTCACCGCGCTGAATCTGATCGGCGCGGCGACGATCGAAGGAACGGCGTCGGCCAACGTCGACGTCGACTACAACGGCACTGAACTCGGTGTCACGCTCAACGGCCTGGGTTTCCCGGTCACCGCCGTACCGCAGGACGGCCCGCTGGCACTCAGTATCACCGGCCCGATCCCCGGGCTCACCGTGAAGAAGCCCGGTTCGGTCGCCTTCGCGGTGGGCGGCGCCTTCACCGGGAAGGTCACGCCGAGGCACGCGGACGGGACGCCGACGGACCTCGGCACGTTCGACCTGCCGTGCGGCATCGCCCCCGGCCAGGACGCCTCGCTCGCGACCGTGACGGTGAACTGA
- a CDS encoding S1 family peptidase has product MRRRIALALGGAAVLTASLTSAALAPVALASPGLITAMQRDLGLTAAQAETRLAQEMTASRVLPAAQQAAGAAFGGAWFDPARGKLVVGVTDPAAASAVRRAGAEPATAAISAAKLDAAKAEIDLSAQSRPAPAAVSGWRADPRSGSVVVAVRPGAHGPDIDDFLARARKAGPVTVVTAPKAEPFAAGTVGGDPYYINGNTRCSIGFSVHGGFVSAGHCGGNGSPVVGWDGSAMGNFAGSSFPGNDYAFIRIGNGWWTAPVVLGWGTVSDALVRGSWVAPVGTSVCRSGSTTHWHCGTVLGHNETVNYSQGAVHQMTRTNVCAEPGDSGGSFITGDQAQGVTSGGWGNCGSGGETWFQPVNEILQTYGLSLVTA; this is encoded by the coding sequence ATGCGTCGAAGAATCGCCCTGGCACTCGGCGGAGCCGCCGTCCTGACCGCGAGCCTCACTTCCGCCGCCCTCGCCCCCGTCGCGCTGGCTTCCCCCGGACTGATCACCGCCATGCAGCGGGATCTGGGGCTCACCGCCGCACAAGCCGAAACCCGGCTCGCCCAGGAAATGACCGCCTCACGCGTGCTGCCCGCCGCCCAGCAGGCCGCCGGTGCGGCGTTCGGCGGCGCCTGGTTCGATCCGGCCCGCGGCAAACTCGTCGTCGGGGTGACCGACCCCGCGGCGGCTTCCGCCGTCCGGCGGGCCGGTGCCGAACCCGCCACCGCCGCCATCAGCGCGGCGAAACTCGACGCCGCGAAGGCCGAAATCGACTTGTCGGCCCAGAGCAGGCCCGCCCCCGCGGCGGTCAGCGGCTGGCGTGCCGACCCCCGCAGCGGCAGTGTCGTGGTCGCCGTCCGGCCAGGCGCGCACGGCCCTGACATCGATGACTTCCTGGCCAGGGCCAGGAAAGCCGGTCCGGTCACGGTGGTCACCGCGCCGAAGGCCGAACCGTTCGCGGCGGGCACCGTCGGCGGCGACCCGTACTACATCAACGGCAACACCCGCTGCTCGATCGGTTTCTCCGTCCACGGCGGATTCGTCAGCGCCGGCCACTGCGGCGGCAACGGCAGTCCGGTCGTCGGCTGGGACGGCTCGGCGATGGGCAACTTCGCCGGTTCTTCCTTCCCCGGCAACGACTACGCGTTCATCCGGATCGGCAACGGCTGGTGGACCGCGCCGGTCGTCCTCGGCTGGGGCACGGTGAGCGACGCACTCGTCCGGGGTTCGTGGGTCGCCCCCGTCGGCACCTCGGTGTGCCGGTCGGGCTCGACGACGCACTGGCACTGCGGCACCGTGCTGGGGCACAACGAGACCGTCAACTACTCGCAAGGCGCGGTCCACCAGATGACCCGCACCAACGTCTGCGCGGAACCCGGCGACTCCGGTGGCTCCTTCATCACCGGCGACCAGGCGCAGGGCGTCACCTCCGGCGGCTGGGGCAACTGTGGCTCCGGCGGCGAAACCTGGTTCCAGCCGGTGAACGAGATCCTGCAGACCTACGGTTTGTCGCTCGTCACCGCGTGA
- a CDS encoding FAD-dependent oxidoreductase, translated as MRVSVAGAGLGGLCLAQGLRGAGIEAEVYERDPAITARFQGYRLVLNPAGFEAVRACLPPRWHPLLDAIVGDAYGERLILDRHLNKIGELGPGRTGTVVDRHVLRHLLLTGLRVRTGAGVTGYDVLPGGKVSARLAHGDPVTADLLVGADGVGSAVRAALAPRITPTDTGVRFVIGRTPLTERLTELSRAFGSKIAGDGVSLLLGAMRFRTPPKEAAERLAPEVTLPDVRDYVRWAMILPTGPLGAATPQDAALSRMDGWHPELRALVEQSDPDNSTLLSIRVVEPRERWAPGPVTLLGDAIHATSPTGGNGANTALRDADLLRRCLIEAAEGRQDLLGAVGDYERQMFAYGAEAVRHSLDALPAYVPNS; from the coding sequence ATGCGAGTTTCAGTTGCCGGAGCCGGTCTGGGAGGTCTCTGCCTGGCGCAGGGTCTGCGCGGCGCCGGCATCGAGGCCGAGGTCTACGAGCGGGATCCGGCGATCACCGCGCGGTTCCAGGGCTACCGGCTCGTGCTGAACCCGGCGGGGTTCGAAGCGGTGCGCGCCTGCCTGCCGCCGCGCTGGCATCCACTGCTGGACGCGATCGTCGGTGACGCCTACGGCGAGCGCCTGATCCTGGACCGGCACCTGAACAAGATCGGTGAGCTCGGCCCCGGCAGGACCGGCACCGTGGTCGACCGGCACGTGCTCCGGCATCTGCTGCTGACCGGGCTCCGGGTACGGACCGGTGCCGGGGTGACCGGCTACGACGTACTGCCCGGCGGCAAGGTTTCCGCCCGCCTCGCGCACGGTGACCCGGTGACCGCCGATCTGCTGGTCGGGGCGGACGGGGTCGGCTCCGCCGTCCGCGCGGCGCTGGCACCGCGGATCACCCCGACCGACACAGGTGTCCGGTTCGTCATCGGCCGCACGCCGCTGACCGAACGCTTAACCGAACTTTCGCGGGCTTTCGGCTCGAAGATCGCCGGGGACGGGGTGAGCCTGCTGCTCGGGGCGATGCGGTTCCGCACCCCGCCGAAGGAGGCGGCCGAGCGGCTGGCGCCCGAGGTGACCCTTCCCGATGTCCGTGACTACGTGCGCTGGGCGATGATCCTGCCGACCGGTCCGCTCGGCGCAGCGACCCCGCAAGACGCCGCTCTGTCCAGGATGGACGGTTGGCATCCGGAACTCCGGGCGCTCGTCGAGCAGTCCGATCCGGACAACAGCACCCTCCTGTCCATCCGTGTGGTCGAGCCCCGCGAGCGCTGGGCGCCGGGTCCGGTCACCCTGCTCGGTGACGCGATCCACGCCACCTCGCCGACCGGCGGCAACGGCGCGAACACCGCCCTGCGCGACGCCGATCTGCTGCGCCGCTGCCTGATCGAGGCCGCGGAGGGCCGACAGGACCTTCTCGGCGCTGTCGGTGACTACGAGCGGCAGATGTTCGCTTATGGTGCCGAGGCCGTGCGCCACAGCCTGGACGCGCTTCCCGCCTATGTCCCGAACTCGTGA
- a CDS encoding TetR/AcrR family transcriptional regulator, producing MTGMPSDPRQRRAARHAQPTGDSATSPPRKKPITVDRITDAALQVVATEGYDALTIRRVAAVLGAGPSSLYAHIVNKDDIDDLLVGRLYAGVVLPEPDPARWRQQIRDVYTQIRDQYLKYPGVSRAALGTVPTNLHTLQVREGLLTILLAGGIEPQTAAWALDALSLYVSAYALEQSLVQQRRKDPEQEWVLSREELLRRFAALPADAFPQTRRHADALTSGTGHDRFDFTLGLIMDNLTRP from the coding sequence GTGACCGGCATGCCCTCCGACCCCCGGCAACGCCGAGCAGCTCGTCACGCCCAGCCCACCGGGGATTCCGCGACGTCGCCGCCGCGCAAGAAGCCCATCACGGTCGACCGGATCACCGACGCCGCATTGCAGGTCGTGGCCACCGAGGGCTACGACGCCCTGACCATCCGCCGGGTCGCCGCGGTGCTCGGCGCCGGGCCGTCGTCGCTGTACGCGCACATCGTCAACAAGGACGACATCGACGATCTGCTCGTCGGCCGGCTCTATGCCGGGGTCGTGCTCCCCGAACCGGATCCGGCGCGGTGGCGACAGCAGATCCGCGACGTCTACACGCAGATCCGCGACCAGTACCTGAAGTACCCCGGTGTCTCCCGTGCCGCGCTGGGCACGGTCCCCACCAACCTTCACACGCTGCAGGTACGCGAAGGGCTCCTGACGATCCTGCTCGCCGGGGGCATCGAACCGCAGACCGCCGCCTGGGCACTCGACGCCCTTTCCCTCTACGTCAGCGCCTACGCCTTGGAGCAGTCACTCGTCCAGCAACGGCGGAAAGACCCGGAGCAGGAGTGGGTTCTCAGCCGCGAGGAGCTGCTACGCCGGTTCGCGGCCCTGCCGGCCGACGCGTTTCCGCAGACCAGGCGCCACGCCGACGCGTTGACCTCCGGCACCGGGCACGACCGGTTCGACTTCACCCTCGGCCTGATCATGGACAACCTCACCCGGCCCTAG
- a CDS encoding MarR family transcriptional regulator, whose protein sequence is MPSTATAVPDTTPASLRPTAEGVSRGFEAWATKLKEETGEGKVLGDHAAVDRWAAAVGRWLVDAALLADIPSLSSALRAFQNAGMRLQPGGHTMRLEAVVMGLAEVAQAALDRAEQAALADTLDPKSWAAKMLVLVHREPHITSSDVCDRLKVHEAQISRSGKMLLERGLVVKTRLGRSKGWYATPRGEAVAEQLAERGDE, encoded by the coding sequence ATGCCCTCGACTGCGACAGCCGTACCGGACACGACACCGGCGAGCCTGAGGCCCACCGCCGAGGGGGTATCCCGAGGCTTCGAGGCCTGGGCGACGAAGCTGAAAGAAGAGACCGGTGAGGGAAAGGTGCTCGGCGACCACGCGGCGGTCGACCGCTGGGCGGCCGCGGTGGGCAGATGGCTGGTCGACGCCGCCCTGCTCGCGGACATTCCGTCACTGAGCTCGGCGTTGCGTGCCTTCCAGAACGCGGGGATGCGACTGCAACCGGGCGGCCACACCATGCGACTCGAGGCCGTCGTCATGGGATTGGCCGAGGTGGCACAAGCCGCGCTCGACCGGGCGGAGCAGGCGGCGCTGGCCGACACCCTGGACCCGAAGTCCTGGGCGGCCAAGATGCTCGTGCTGGTGCACCGCGAACCACACATCACCAGTTCTGACGTCTGTGATCGGCTCAAGGTCCACGAAGCGCAGATCAGCCGCAGCGGAAAGATGCTCCTGGAGCGCGGCCTGGTCGTCAAAACCCGGCTCGGCCGGTCGAAGGGCTGGTACGCCACTCCCCGGGGCGAAGCCGTGGCCGAACAGCTCGCGGAGCGAGGAGACGAATAG
- a CDS encoding helix-turn-helix domain-containing GNAT family N-acetyltransferase yields the protein MTSVVPVPLVGLLPEQEAATYAGWFACLAEPMRVKLLHAVATSPRGLTVGALTEILGTSQSTCSHHVRKLAEVGFLHLRKEGTATVVTINQACCSGLPHAADAVMGLLAPRPCCPDNVPDDVTVRPMIDDDAETLRRISGEDVAAEFDVQGLPDHQWVAESDGEVVGWAVAAPISSRARHRGVAETIVHVVESHRGRGVGKALIHKQVTEADAAGIRTLQTSVFTDDRASIALYRSAGYRTVGIRERIARRGDVWHDTVFLERRSEVDC from the coding sequence ATGACCTCGGTGGTGCCCGTTCCCCTAGTCGGCCTCCTGCCCGAACAGGAAGCCGCGACCTACGCCGGATGGTTCGCCTGCCTGGCCGAGCCGATGCGGGTGAAACTGCTGCACGCGGTCGCGACCTCGCCCCGCGGCCTGACCGTCGGAGCCCTGACCGAGATCCTTGGGACCAGCCAGTCGACGTGCTCGCATCATGTCCGGAAGCTGGCCGAGGTCGGTTTCCTGCACCTGCGCAAGGAGGGCACCGCGACCGTCGTCACGATCAACCAGGCCTGCTGCAGCGGTCTCCCGCACGCGGCCGACGCCGTCATGGGTCTGCTCGCCCCTCGGCCCTGCTGCCCGGACAACGTGCCTGACGACGTCACCGTGCGCCCGATGATCGACGACGACGCGGAGACGTTACGACGGATTTCCGGTGAAGATGTCGCCGCCGAATTCGACGTTCAAGGATTGCCGGATCACCAATGGGTCGCGGAAAGCGATGGTGAAGTCGTCGGCTGGGCCGTCGCGGCCCCGATTTCGTCGCGTGCTCGTCATCGAGGTGTCGCCGAGACCATCGTCCATGTCGTCGAAAGCCACCGCGGCCGCGGCGTCGGAAAGGCTCTGATCCACAAACAGGTCACCGAAGCCGACGCCGCCGGGATCCGGACGTTGCAAACCTCCGTCTTCACCGATGACCGCGCGAGCATCGCCCTGTATCGCAGCGCCGGTTACCGCACCGTGGGCATCCGCGAACGCATCGCCCGGCGTGGCGATGTCTGGCACGACACCGTTTTCCTCGAACGTCGCAGTGAGGTCGACTGTTGA
- a CDS encoding FAD-dependent oxidoreductase: protein MNELPVVVIGAGPVGLAAAAELVERGLEPLVLERGPRAGAAVAAWNHVRLFSPWSELVAPAAGRLLEKTGWTRPDSEACPTGSDWAGSYLRPLAEALSDRVRFGAEVTGVARRGRDRVVDSGRDDEPFTVHVRSADGSEERIAARAVIDASGTWTTPNPLGGEGLPAAGERTAADRIGYRVPDLGDETVRARYAGKHVVVAGSGHSALTALVALSGLAKDSASTRISWVLRRGSVGDTFGGGDADQLPARGALGLRARAAVDAGLITVVTGFRTEAVERDGDGRLSLLSSAGQRLGQVDEVVTLSGFRPDLTWLSEIRLELDPTLQAPVALAPLIDPNVHSCGTVYPHGAKELAHPEKDFYLAGMKSYGRAPTFLAMTGYEQVRSIAAELAGDHEAAARVELRMAETGVCGGAGLFDEPDDAPAAGGCCAAPEPVALSLGVTSR, encoded by the coding sequence ATGAACGAGCTTCCTGTCGTAGTGATCGGAGCGGGCCCGGTGGGACTGGCGGCGGCCGCCGAGCTGGTGGAACGGGGTCTTGAGCCACTCGTACTGGAGCGCGGCCCGCGAGCGGGCGCGGCGGTGGCGGCGTGGAATCACGTCCGGCTGTTCTCCCCTTGGTCCGAGCTCGTCGCTCCGGCGGCCGGGCGGCTGCTGGAGAAGACCGGCTGGACGAGGCCCGATTCCGAGGCTTGTCCGACGGGTTCGGACTGGGCCGGGTCGTATCTGCGGCCGCTGGCGGAAGCGCTGTCTGACCGGGTGCGGTTCGGCGCCGAGGTGACCGGAGTGGCACGTCGCGGCCGGGACCGGGTGGTGGACAGCGGCCGGGACGACGAGCCGTTCACCGTGCACGTCCGCTCCGCCGACGGTTCGGAGGAGCGGATCGCGGCGCGGGCGGTGATCGACGCGTCGGGGACCTGGACAACCCCGAATCCCCTTGGCGGGGAAGGACTTCCAGCCGCCGGAGAGCGAACCGCGGCGGACCGGATCGGCTACCGGGTCCCGGATCTGGGCGACGAGACCGTGCGGGCGCGCTACGCGGGCAAGCATGTGGTGGTCGCGGGCAGCGGGCATTCGGCGCTGACCGCGCTGGTCGCGTTGTCCGGCCTGGCGAAGGACTCGGCGAGTACGCGGATCAGCTGGGTGCTGCGCCGCGGTTCGGTCGGCGACACCTTCGGCGGCGGCGACGCCGACCAGCTTCCCGCCCGGGGCGCTCTCGGCCTGCGCGCGCGGGCCGCGGTGGACGCGGGACTGATCACGGTCGTGACCGGGTTCCGCACCGAGGCTGTCGAACGCGACGGCGACGGGCGGCTGTCGCTGCTCTCCTCCGCCGGGCAGCGGCTCGGCCAGGTCGACGAAGTGGTGACCCTGTCCGGGTTCCGCCCCGATCTGACCTGGCTCTCGGAGATCCGGCTGGAACTGGACCCGACCCTGCAGGCGCCGGTCGCGCTCGCGCCGCTGATCGATCCGAACGTGCACTCGTGCGGAACCGTGTACCCGCACGGCGCCAAGGAACTCGCCCACCCGGAGAAGGACTTCTACCTCGCGGGCATGAAGAGTTACGGCCGGGCGCCGACCTTCCTCGCCATGACCGGCTACGAACAGGTGCGCAGCATCGCCGCCGAGCTCGCCGGTGACCACGAAGCCGCCGCCCGCGTGGAGCTCCGGATGGCCGAAACCGGCGTCTGCGGCGGCGCCGGCCTGTTCGACGAGCCGGACGACGCACCGGCCGCCGGAGGCTGTTGCGCGGCACCGGAGCCGGTGGCCCTCTCGCTCGGGGTCACGAGCCGCTGA
- the arsB gene encoding ACR3 family arsenite efflux transporter: MTQTADVVRKLSFLDRYLPVWIVAAMVAGLVLGGVIPGLQGVLDAVKIGQVSLPIALGLLLMMYPVLAKVRYDRLHTVTRDRRTMVLSLVLNWILGPALMFALAWLMLPDLPEYRTGLIIVGLARCIAMVIIWNDLACGDREAAAVLVALNSVFQVIMFGVLGWFYLDLLPGWLGLDTTTLDFSPWEIALSVIIFLGIPLAAGYLSRRAGERAKGREWYESTFLPKIGPVALYGLLFTIVILFALQGENITSRPLDVARIALPLLVYFAVMWVGGYSLGKASGLSYERTTTLAFTAAGNNFELAIAVAIGVFGVTSGQALAGVVGPLIEVPVLVGLVYVSLWLRKRWPVSGS; this comes from the coding sequence GTGACCCAAACCGCCGATGTCGTGCGCAAACTGTCCTTTCTCGACCGTTATCTGCCGGTGTGGATCGTCGCCGCCATGGTGGCCGGACTGGTGCTGGGCGGCGTGATCCCCGGACTGCAAGGGGTGCTGGACGCGGTGAAGATCGGGCAGGTGTCGCTGCCGATCGCGCTCGGTCTGCTGCTGATGATGTACCCGGTCCTCGCGAAGGTCCGCTACGACAGGCTGCACACCGTCACCCGTGACCGGCGCACCATGGTGCTTTCCTTGGTGCTCAACTGGATTCTCGGTCCGGCGCTGATGTTCGCGCTCGCCTGGCTGATGCTGCCGGACCTTCCCGAGTACCGGACCGGGCTGATCATCGTCGGGCTGGCCCGCTGTATCGCGATGGTGATCATCTGGAACGACCTCGCCTGCGGTGACCGCGAGGCCGCGGCGGTGCTGGTCGCGCTGAACTCGGTCTTCCAGGTGATCATGTTCGGTGTGCTCGGCTGGTTCTACCTCGACCTGCTGCCCGGTTGGCTGGGTCTGGACACGACGACGCTGGACTTCTCACCGTGGGAGATAGCGCTGAGCGTGATCATCTTTCTCGGTATCCCGCTCGCCGCCGGCTACCTCTCCCGCCGCGCCGGGGAGCGCGCCAAGGGCCGTGAGTGGTACGAGAGCACGTTCCTGCCCAAGATCGGCCCGGTCGCGCTGTACGGCCTGCTGTTCACCATCGTGATCCTTTTCGCGCTGCAAGGCGAGAACATCACCTCGCGGCCACTCGACGTCGCCCGGATCGCGCTGCCGCTGCTGGTGTACTTCGCGGTCATGTGGGTCGGCGGCTACTCGCTGGGCAAGGCTTCGGGCCTGTCCTACGAGCGAACGACGACACTGGCGTTCACCGCCGCGGGCAACAACTTCGAACTCGCGATCGCCGTCGCGATCGGCGTCTTCGGCGTGACCTCCGGGCAGGCTCTCGCCGGTGTCGTCGGCCCGCTGATCGAAGTACCGGTGCTGGTCGGCCTGGTCTACGTCAGCCTGTGGCTGCGGAAACGCTGGCCTGTCAGCGGCTCGTGA
- a CDS encoding arsenate reductase/protein-tyrosine-phosphatase family protein → MTRTPEVLFVCVHNAGRSQLAAALVRHYSLGRIAVRSAGSEPAEAVNPAAAAALAEWDLDITAEIPVKLSTEDVEASDVVITMGCGDTCPVFPGKRYLDWPLEDPAGRGVDAVRPIRDEIDRRVRRLVTEILDTPKDPA, encoded by the coding sequence ATGACCCGCACGCCCGAAGTGCTGTTCGTCTGCGTGCACAACGCCGGGAGGTCCCAGCTGGCCGCCGCGCTGGTGCGGCACTACTCGCTCGGCCGGATCGCCGTCCGGTCCGCGGGGTCCGAACCCGCCGAGGCGGTGAACCCCGCCGCCGCGGCCGCGCTCGCGGAGTGGGACTTGGACATCACCGCCGAGATTCCGGTCAAACTGTCCACAGAGGACGTCGAAGCCTCCGACGTGGTGATCACCATGGGCTGCGGTGACACCTGCCCCGTGTTCCCCGGCAAGCGTTACCTCGACTGGCCGCTCGAAGACCCGGCGGGTCGGGGAGTGGACGCCGTCCGCCCGATCCGCGACGAGATCGACCGCCGCGTCCGCCGCCTGGTCACCGAAATCCTCGACACCCCCAAGGATCCCGCGTGA
- a CDS encoding ArsR/SmtB family transcription factor yields MTSEKLTLLMAAPAAVVDPGDAETAAKLFKALSDPVRIRLLSLVRHSPGGEACFCDLAEEFDMPQPSLSHHLRVLVSAGILVRERRGTWSWYTVVPEPLETLGTLLRAGGPLADRPARLTDAGC; encoded by the coding sequence GTGACGAGCGAGAAACTGACCCTGCTGATGGCCGCCCCCGCGGCGGTCGTCGATCCCGGTGACGCCGAGACGGCCGCGAAGCTGTTCAAGGCGTTGTCGGATCCCGTGCGGATCCGGCTGCTGTCGCTGGTGCGGCACTCCCCCGGTGGCGAGGCGTGTTTCTGCGACCTGGCCGAAGAATTCGACATGCCCCAGCCCTCGCTCAGTCATCACCTGCGCGTGCTGGTCTCCGCCGGCATCCTCGTGCGGGAACGACGCGGAACCTGGAGCTGGTACACCGTCGTCCCCGAACCGCTCGAAACCCTGGGAACCCTGCTCCGCGCGGGCGGCCCGCTCGCCGACCGGCCCGCCCGCCTCACCGACGCGGGGTGCTGA